The Mycobacteriales bacterium genomic interval GACGATCTGACCGGCCTCGATCTCGCCGAACAGGATCTTCTCCGACAGCTGGTCCTCGATCTCGCGCTGGATCGTGCGGCGCAGCGGCCGCGCCCCCAGCACCGGGTCGAAACCACGGCGGGCGAGCAGCTTGCGCGCGTCCGGCGTGAGCTCGATCGCCATGTCCTTGTTCTTCAGCTGCGCCTCGACGCGGGTGATCATCAGGTCGACCATGGAGACGATCTGCGGCTCGGTGAGCTGGTGGAACACCACGATGTCGTCGATACGGTTGAGGAACTCCGGCCTGAAGTGCTTCTTCAGCTCGTCGTTGACCTTCGTCTTCATCCGCTCGTAGTTCGACGCCTCGTCGTTGCCCTGCGCGAAACCGAGCCCGACCGCCTTGGAGATGTCCTGCGTGCCGAGGTTCGAGGTGAAGA includes:
- a CDS encoding AAA family ATPase, which translates into the protein FTSNLGTQDISKAVGLGFAQGNDEASNYERMKTKVNDELKKHFRPEFLNRIDDIVVFHQLTEPQIVSMVDLMITRVEAQLKNKDMAIELTPDARKLLARRGFDPVLGARPLRRTIQREIEDQLSEKILFGEIEAGQIVIIDVEGFDPDDTTRTAQDQAKFTFRGEPKPKVSVPDAVPAGLGEETS